acAAAAAAGCACTAGATTGAAACTAGAATGGAATTTTTGGGGCAtaaattggaataaaaaatgAGGTAAAGGACCACACAGAAAAGCGTGAATAACATAgagggaccaaaagggaaaatatCCCCCCTTACAAAAGCACCACTTTATACGGGACCGAactgaaataaaagaaaaatcatagagtaaaaattgaaaataaaaataaactgtattaaaaatatggaaaatgagGAAggactaaaaacaaaaatttcccATTAATAAAAAACACGCGGATTCTCCTTGGCGGGTCGGGTCAGCCGATCCCAgggtgaaacgacgtcgttttggccacTGGGATTAAggcccaaaacggcgccgtttcaatcctttataaaaccaatttttaaaaagaaaattcatttctcctcttctttaaaaaaaaaaaagaaaaaaaaaaactaaaatctcTCTCTCAGTTTTCCCTTCCGGCCATGGCTCCGGCCGCCAAACCACCGTGGATGCCGCCGGTCGACGGTGACGGCGCCGCCTTCCACGGTTGCCGGAAAATCGGAAAAGCCATTTGTTGGCTTTTCGACTCCCCGAACCCGAAAATTGCCGATTTTCATCGAAATCGACGGACTTCAACCGCTTACGGCGGCGCAAACACCGGAAAAGGTAAGATTTCGACCCTCTTTactgtttattttcttttaaaaaagcTAGTAGAAATAAGAGccgaaaaatagaaaaaagacaaCCTTTTGCTCTCGTTTTTGATTTCGTGTGTATGTAAAAAGAATACATGGTGGTTTtcgtggcttttatagccgaaaatacaacattttttttctttttctttttctttttctgtttttgccATACACTATTTCTTTGCTGTTgttgtcctttttttttttttgtcttgctTGCAGGTACGGAAGTTGACGTGGCGGTGGTGGCACGTGTGGGAAGGGTGCGGCGGCGGCAGCTGAAGAGGGATAGAGCTAGGggttttttttgaaatgttagGATAGTGGGCTGGGGTTTGGTTAGGTTTTGGGCTATTGGGTTTGTAATGGACTATAATGAAGAATTTTGACTTGTGTTTTTATTTGTCTTTGGGCCTGTACAGTTAGGATATGTTCACAATCAATAGATTTTCAGACAAGAACAAACTAGTTAGCTTCtgaatttctaaatttatacaTGATTAAGCCTCATTCCAAGTGTCTTGTTATGTCAGTTTTCTCTTGAAATATACTATTGTCTACAATAATTTAAACACAAGAAAACTATGATGGAGAAGTAGAACTAATAAGTTTAGATATTCTTActatttcatttcaactataaaaTTGTCGACCAAAATTGATACTTACGTTGCAATGGGAGAAGAGAAAGAGTTTACAATCACAATGATCGAATCCTACATCTCATGCTAATCAATCGAGGCAGTGATATGATTAGCaattatttaacaatattaatgagtaaaaaaattataaaaatcaaacattGACCAGCATTCAATTCTTTGCAATAGAGAGAAAATCTAAATGCCAAGCAAAGAAGCAACAGCACCCCCTAAAACAGCTTGGACTACGAGATCCAAAGCATACTTCACCAGTGATCcttcattttcctttctccCATTTGAACTTTCCCCATTTTCTTCTTTGATAAACACTAACTCCTTTGCCACACCACCACTTtgtgattgattgaaataacCCATTTTCCAATTCTCAATGTTCATATTATTCACACACCCAACATGGTAACAATGTTTCCCACAACTCGAAATATAGGCCCATCCTTTCAATTTCCCTTTATAAATTTCCTTGTTTTGACATATCAAACACTTGGTTGAGGCCTTCACCTCAAGGTTAAGTCTCAATGACCCTCCGTTGAAATTGCCATTCAAGGTGCTTGGGAGCGTCAAACAACAAGGATGCAAATATGCTTCCTTGGATTTATACATGAAACCTTGAACATCTTTGCCACATGCTTTACAAGTTTTGCCTCGTTTCCCTTTCTTTTTGAACTTGAAGCTGCTGTTTTTGAAGAACGAATGGGTGGCGATAGGCTTGGCCACCCCGCAATTTTCATGAAGATGAAAGTCACATTTCTTGTTATTGCATTGATAACATGAACCGAAGCCTAGTTCTTTGCATCCGTCACACTGAAATGGCGTTTCGGAATAGCTTAGCTCGAGCTTGTGGCGATGGCTGAAATGCTCTATCTCCGtgattttcatatcttttacGTTTGCCCTTTTGCAGCTCttgtttttcactttttctaaAAAGTTGAAACATGCTTTTAAGGGTGTAATGCAAAGTCCAAGACGTAAGtgaaatagaattaatttaaaaaattgaagctgGATTCAATATAAAGATTGAACCGTAACAAACTTAGCTTGAATATTAGAATTGTTTTAAGTTCTTCAACAACTCAAGCATtaagatataaaaattcaaGTGATTCGATAACTCAAATTATTCGAGTTTGAActtaacttaataataattataacaaatctatatatttttaattcaaatccgAATAGTTTACAAACACAAATATATCATTTACACCCTAAACATACTCAGTATCAAACATAAATTTGCATCTAACAACCCCTGAAAACACATACATGCAatcaaatatcatatattaCTAACCTTTCTACAAAATTAGAGAATCATATGTTTTAAAGATGATTATTGGAATTGGATTTCGACAAAGCTAACCaaggtaaattaaaaaaaaaaaaaagcaagtaAAATCATGGAGATAAGTAATAGGGAGGGCTGTGAAGACTTACCAGCAACAAAGATGAAAGATTATAGTAAATTCATTGGTGTGAGACCGAGCTTGGCAATTCACCCGCAAGCTTttaggggaaaatttaaagCTTTATAAGAAAACCTGaggattaattttattaattaattagttgaaTTCTGGTCTCCTTCATTTCCAAGAAAGTTCAAATTTATCTtatgttatgaatttttttttctatttccaattTTCCAAAGAATTGACTAATCAACTATTGGTTTACCCTTCTTCCAATTTTcgcattattttatatatgaaaaattagaaaaatattctaaaataaggTTTAAAAGGAGAAAATAAGGTTTAAAAGGAGATGTATATCTTTTAGGGTgtgtttggatgaaattttcaTAGGAAGAAATTCATTtgtatcaaaaattttcaaaattttaaaatcaatttacttatttgagtaaatatatcaaaatatttggataatttaataaaagaattttaatagttcaaattcattttcaaattccatctaaataagtgtttttttaaattactattaaaaattaaacttcaacaattatttttaatatgtataCTATGCATATATCATGCTAATTCTATAAtgatatattttcaaaataaacaaatatctaTTAGTcaaactttctttttcaatttggagGTTGCTCTTAGTTGAATTGTGTAATATAGATTATAATTAACTCCCAATTTTCCAAAagaggggaaaagaaaaataaaaatttgaaagttattttttctagattttttacttttggaacttaaaataattaaaaatactaaatattaaaagttttataaaattcaaaaataatttattataatcatatttctaaattttaatttttcttagtATTTAGTCAATTTGAGTGATGTATTATCcgttattaaaatatataaagccGAATTCACCGACTTAATTGACTCgcaattatcattttaatttatttcaaatatatttataatataatatataatataattttaattactttaacctaaagttcaattacccaacccaaccaaTAATCCATTAATACTagcctaatatttatttatttttacttaacaCAAAGGGAATTAGcttatgaatttaattaaagataaattacaCGTAAGatcatcaaattattaataatttatattttaattattagactttaaaagttaaaagatagtGGCAAAGCGTAATGGCCCctaaaatagtgaatttttagtttaggcttttataatttataaaattttaaattaataatggcaaaattgtactttgactcctccagaaatgataaaaatttgatttaacccttaaaaaacTATAAAGGTGCATgcttattaaaatgatgaaattgtatttttactatgataaaaatatacaatttagttccACCCCctccccaaaaaaattttgggatCTACCactagtcactaaactattcaaaagttaaGTCACTGGGCTGTTAGAATCGTTCTTGTATGGCCTTCTCTGTTTGCACCACCTATATCAATCGAAAGATCTCCTTCCATTTCTCTTGAACATCATGAATCTGCAAACCAAAATCTAGATAGTTGTCTTCTTCGATCTCTAAAACCATCAAATTAATTTGACTATAAGGTATGTTCTTTTTCTCATCAATGAGTTCTGATCTACCGTACTGATGGTCaaataatttccatgtttttTGTTAGGATATGTTCACATCAACAGATTTTCAAACAAGAACAAACTAGTTAACTTTTGGCTATGAATTTATACATGACTAAGCCTCATTTCATGTGTTCtgttatttctattttctcttgAAATGTAATATTGATCTACAACTAGAAAATTGTCATGCTTATGAACAAAATTGATCAACTCCCATTGCTTGTTccgacattaaaataaatttatacaagtcaataattatattacaatGAGGGAAAGAGGAGAGCGTTTACAAACACAGGAATCTAACTCTAAATTTCATACTAATCAACTTGAAACATACAAAAGTTTGCCGGTGTAGGAATGATGTGATTAGCAATTATTTAACAACATTGGCCAGCATTCAATTATCTGCAGTAAAGAGAATAGTCTAACTAATCCAGGAAGAAACAACAGCCCCTAAAACAGCTTGGACTATGAGATTCAAAGCATATCTCATCAATGGCCGTTCATTTTCCTTTCTCCCACTTGAACTTCCCCTATTTTCTTCATTGATAAACACTAACCCATTTGTCACACCACCGCTTtgtgattgattgaaataacCCATTTTCCAATTCTCAAAGTTCAAATTATTCACACACCCAACATGGTAACAGTGCTTCCCACAACTCGAAATATAAGCCCACCCTTTCAATTTCCCTTTAGAAATTTCCTTGTTTTGACATATCAAACACTTGGTTGAGGCCTTCACCTTAAGGTTAAGTCTCAACGACCTTCCGTTGAAATCGCCATTCAAGGTGCTTGGGAGCTCCAAACAAGAAGGATGCAAATATGTTTCCTTGGATTTATACATGAAACCTTGAACATCTTTGCCACATGCTTTACAAGTTTTGCCTTGTTTCCCTTTCTTTTCATACTTGAAGTTGATGTTTTTGAAGAATGAATGGGTGGCGATAGGCTTGGCCACCCCACAATTTTCGTGAAGATGAAAGTCACACTTCTCGTTATTGCATTGATAACATGAACCGAAGCCTAGTTCTTTGCATCCGTCGCACTGATATGGCGTTCCGGAATAGCTTAGCTTAAGCTTGTGGTGatgattgaaatggtttatctcCGTGATTTTCATATCTTTTGCGTTTGCCCTTTTGCAGCTCTTGCTTTCACTGTttctaaaaaattgaaacatgcTTCAATCAAACTCGCTTGATTGGACTTGTTTAAAGTTCTGAAACTACTAGACACAAAAAATCGAGTCACTCGATAGTTCAAATTGTTTGAGTTTGCGCTTGACTTTATAATAATTGTGTTGAATCTGGGTTCTTTTAACCCAAACCCAAATTGTTTACAAACACAAATATCTTATTTACACCCTAATCATACTCATTCCAAACATAAATTTGCACCTAACAATCACCTTAAACACACATACATGCAATCAAATATCATATACTACAAACTTTTCTACAAAATTAGAgcaatattatatgttttaaagaAGATGATTGGAATTGGATTTGGATTTCCACAAAGCTAATCAaggtaattaaaaaaaaaccaagtaaAATCATAGAGATAAGTAATAGGGAGGGCTATGAAGACTTACCAGCAACCAAGACGAAAGATTATAGTAAATTCATTGGTGTGAGACCGAGCTTAGTAATTCAGCAGCAGGCTTTTAGGGGGTAAATTTATAGCTCTATAATAAAACCTGaggattaattttatttattgattggTTGAAGCCTGATCtccttcattttcaaaaaaaaactcaacatGATATTATGTTAATGAGAATTTTGTCTGTTTCCAATTTTGTCAAGAATTGACTAATTAACTATTGGCTTCCACTTGTTCCAATTTTCCAAAAGGCTTTACAAGTAAACCTGaggattaattttattaattgattagTCGAAGTTTGACCCTCCTTCATTTCCAAGAAAGTTCCAAAGTAAATTATGtcaataagaattttttttctaatttctatTGTTATAATAAATGTCGATAACAGCGATAGAACGATCgcaaagtaataaaaatagatagattttttGTGAAAACCCTTTCGGGGAAAAAAAATCACAGGCAGTGGAGGAGAAATttattaatgttgaaaaacGAATGATACAATAGCAGTTTCGACTACATAaggttaaaaaaaatcctattctAATAAAAGTCAAATAGAAAAAGAATAGTTATATACAGATTTAACTTGTGCTATATGGTCTGTACTGAGAGGGCAGATTGCAACCCCAGTCCAATTTTATGCTTAACGGAATCTGTAGTGGGCTACGGCCCTCGGCCTTTCGCTCCCACAAATTCTCTTATTTTAGCactgtatttattttttcaacaaatcacaaaattcaaatCACACAATCTCTAACCTCTACTAATTAACTATTGGCGTACCCTTGTTCCAATTTTCCAAAAGGCTTTACAAGTAAACCTGaggattaattttattaattgatttgttgGAGTTTGACCTCCTTCATTTCCAGGAaagttcaaaattatattatgttatgagaattttctttgtttccaaTTTTCTCAAGAATTGACTAGTTAACTATTGGCTTACCCTTCTTCCAAATTTTcgcattattttatatatgaaaattagaaagaaaaatttaattctaaaaataaggATTAAAAGGAGGTGTGTATATTTTAAGAGGAATTTGTAGGAAGAATTTTATTTGTACGAAGGTTTTCAGAATTCTAAAACTAATTTGGGTAAATATATTGTagaatttcaatattttgagtaatttcaagatgaaattttaatagctCAATTCCACCTAAATAGATggcttttcaaaattattactaattttattttatttaatatacatGGTCTTACTATAAGATAaaaacttaaactttaaaaattatttttatttaattacaatatatattttattttattaaaactatttatatttttttacaaatataacaatattcatatttaatgttttatatttttatattatttaaaattcttcatCAAAACACCCTTTTAAGGTTTtagtagaaaaaaataaaacatacgttttcttttaataaatataatatacatatatatataaactattatttaagtgtgtgattgagtttatattacaaGTCAACTCtacatcaatttaatcaaaaaattactaaaatacccttacatattttaaataagttgtattattataagaatattttccttttccttatttataaaaggataaaaattgcaaatattaaaatttgaacccAAGTCACCAACatcaataaaatcatttttacctcttcaactaaagttttattttaatatttttatgcatttcGATTTTATTACACAAATTGGTTCACCTACATTGTTTGTATATATTGATACTGTCACTAATTGAGTTGGTATCACAAGTCAATTCGATactaattcaagaaaaatgGCAATACCATAATGAACAATAGAAgtgcatttaattttttaatatggtatatttacctatttaaattaattctttttactcacaatttaaactaaatttttatttcaatttcgtACTTATTGCATATGtcttgttattatttattacatctgtatcatgaaaaaaaaattggcatTTACTAATGGTCCAACATATGTAGCTAAATACCTAAAAATCGTTTAATCTTAAACTCTGTACGACGGGAAAAAGTATTACCCTGACGAAAGGTGACTGTCAGGAAAAGGTTCGTCTGTATAACCGTATACTGATGGATCATAGTCGGTATAGTCATTTATCTTATACTCATGGAAATTTCCGCTGCTAAAAGCTGTGTCAATCCCCACTCATCAGCACCCCTTTGTTGTAGCCATTAGAACATCACCTCCAGCTTTAAAGCCTCCATCAATTCTAAGAATTACCTTTTCTCTTAAATCCATTTCAATGAGTGTCTGCAAAAATATCAACAGTCCAAAATCTATTTTCTGAAAGTCAATTTTTGTGAAACAACTTGACCATGTATCAAGGTCAATAAGACATGATCATTCAagcttaaatattttcttttcttttgatttcaaaTCTGAACAAACTCAAGCTTCAATCTTTGACCTTAAACATGTAGACAACTAGGCGCTGCTTTACAAACAATTGCGGAAGATTAATAAAGGCAGGGCTCTAATTTTCATAGAATGTTTAGAACATAATAACAAGACTTTTAAGGCATGATATTTATGGATATCTGAATCCGGGATCATTACAATGACTAGAAAGCTTAAGCAATGCCCGACAGAAATCAATTATTCCTCCAAAAAAGAAAGGTGATTTGAATGCGTACCTCAACAAATAACGTTAATTGAAGGAGCAGAAACATGTGTACTAGAGCTAGGTTGAGTTGAATACCTAAAACATGAATATTTACCAATTATTCCCCCTAGTTGAGTAGATGCCCAAGGTGGGGACCTAAAGACATTAACCAATGGTGAAATACTAGCATTCTTAGTGACAAAGGCAAAGCAAGAAAACTTTTTTGGGAGGGGacgaaaattaaattgtatatttttacgatagtaaaaatgtaatttcacatttttaatagattatatgtaacacccctaacccgaattcgtcgtcagaatagggttacggagcattaccgaagtttacaaatcaaacagacagaaaatGCAAACATTTCATCTCACACAGcattcatgtcaaaaaccaatcaaaagcATACATAGCCCTCGGGGCCCAAATTACGCATTAGAAataaatagggactaaatcggaaactcgaaaaattttttggaaacgtttaacattttcaacactgcaggggtcatACGGCcatgtggtcaggccgtgtgactcacacgaccatgagacacgcctgtgtcttaggtcgtgtggccattcgaaatagggacacacaaccATATACTAGCCCGTGCCCGTGTCCGTGTGagtatactgacttgggtcacatggccaagccacacgctcgcgtgctaggccgtgtgaacatatTGATTTGCAAACATTTacaagctacaggggacacacagccgtatcacctggccgtgtgtcacacacggttgagaaaCACGCtcatgtctctgcccgtgtggacgaaaataggctattttacaagccatttttctcactcAACAAGGTATGTACCTACAGTTAACATTGTGCACATAAACAAGATTATGACATCCAAAACAAGTAAAATCAATCCTTAAACATGTAGTATATTCACacacaaccaatatgcccttaggcacctcaaatgacaaatataaacatatttaaccaTATAATCCATGTAACCAAGTAATCAACCAACTTTTATGTCTAATTGCATTAAtacacaacatgtaaatcatttattaaaacttatcATTTAGTACCAATTGTACCACTTAATTAATAGCATCACATACATATACACTTACTATAGCATAGTACCAAATCTCACTAAGTTATAAAACATACCTCATATACATATTCAACTActattttacctttcatcattcaaccacaAATCATTCCACACATCAACATTATAAGGCAAATTATGCACATattaaaataccaaaacacaagccaaataagtggctaatctcaacaaaacacatataaGCCAACATTTAGCCAAAATAAACTATACATGCcgttataaccaaaatcaaaacatccaaaagtaccgatagaactgatggatagtgtgatatagctccaataagcttccaacccgatcgagcttccgataatctaaaaagtaaagatgaacgactacgtaagcaatgaatgcttagtaagctcgtataaactttaatcatatcattCCATTTCATCAATGAACCttatagattaaatataaacctataccaatgcctcaagatttgTCAACTACATAAatgagtaagtctatcaacatcatatatatatttcattcctaacttaataggattttataaacattatacaccatcattaaccttttcatagAACTATGAATTActtcatttacttactttccattccatttagtaagcataaacttaaataacaacatcaactCACCGATTAGTATATTTATTCACATCATAGGTAAGTTCATCCATAACATACGTAGTTTCTTatatataagtacatcatttaattcatcaatccctttttcgacatatcacatttcaataatgaacttattgtttcattaccttttcttacccatttcatttgtataataccaaacataagcataaacatcaatcatgaTCTCAAGCTTGCCATAAGCCTGATCACCATCAttaatacacaagttagtgcatttaagTATACAACTCATCTGCCCAATCCGAAtttagttcaaaaaaaaaagtatacaaCTCATCTGGAGTCAATCACctgataaaccattttataagaaaatacatCTTTTGAATCATACCAGcttttcataaaaataagtatattcccatttttgtcatttaccatttcattgtatatcattaatattaaacatgatataatgtAACCATAAGCTTAGCATAAACCTAAGCATCATCCACAATCTcaactattgaattcatttatgttcagatcaatattcaataaataacaaatcttttaaaattcattaaacataTTACCTTATCGAGATTTTCCATTCGAAGAATGACTTATGGATAAGAGTATATTATCAACAGAAGCTCATAGAGCTGGTCCACCAGAACACGCCaacagaagctcgtgagagcttaACAGAAGCTCGTTAGAGCTGAACAGAAACTCATAAGAGCTGATCCACCAAAATCACTccaaacagaaagtaaaacacaagagttcgcaacaaatgctaaaccccggtttacttgggtaatatgccgatatctccctccaataccatTTCCACTCCAAACCCCATTCATACACCAAAACATGAATGTAATCAAATCTCGCGTTCAATTCAAACCGAATatccaattcaatattataattcaaacaataattcatttccaacaatAGAATACATATAATATCAATCACTacttaatacaaattttaaatttaaccatacaaacttacctggctaaattgtagaaacaccaaaatttaggggtattttggtatttttctatttttcttgattttccacccgatcttgatctaaattaataatttcattcaatttattaatttagacaataaaacaattcatttatgcaatttggtctttttaatttttacaaaattacccctaaaattttacttttattcaatttagtctcggagcctaaaacatgcaaattaaccatttttaatgcaaaacCATGCTATccgaatattcatggcattcaacacatcccatttttaataatttcacaacaaacccttgtattattaaaaacggATTAAAAATTCATACCTAATCAAAGAAACAAAGGTGGTCGAATGAAGCTTCATCCATggcttctttttttgtttgtgcATTCggttaaagaaaagaagataaagatgaaagctttaatgatttaatttaatttaatttaactaatcaaattaccatattacccttggttaataattaatttaaaacaccAAATTTATGCCCATATTTACCCATCACATAAATATATGGCACAATTACCATCAAAGGaaggtttaatttcacaattgatccttcaatttaattaaattctaactaaataaacttatttacaatttaatctcaagctaattaggactaaaataacaattaatccaAAAGCTAGTGGATTCAATCATAACACCACCGCTTGGAAACtttgaccatggtttaattaccatttagttcccttttcctttatttaattaatcatttaatcactcaaatcaaatagtgattaaattttacatattttacagtttagttctttttaattaattaactatcgaaacgttaaaatttttcaacaaaactttaaaaccaccttaatgacactccgtaaa
This genomic window from Gossypium raimondii isolate GPD5lz chromosome 10, ASM2569854v1, whole genome shotgun sequence contains:
- the LOC105776656 gene encoding uncharacterized protein LOC105776656 isoform X2, whose protein sequence is MKITEINHFNHHHKLKLSYSGTPYQCDGCKELGFGSCYQCNNEKCDFHLHENCGVAKPIATHSFFKNINFKYEKKGKQGKTCKACGKDVQGFMYKSKETYLHPSCLELPSTLNGDFNGRSLRLNLKVKASTKCLICQNKEISKGKLKGWAYISSCGKHCYHVGCVNNLNFENWKMGYFNQSQSGGVTNGLVFINEENRGSSSGRKENERPLMRYALNLIVQAVLGAVVSSWIS
- the LOC105776656 gene encoding uncharacterized protein LOC105776656 isoform X1, whose translation is MFQFFRNSESKSCKRANAKDMKITEINHFNHHHKLKLSYSGTPYQCDGCKELGFGSCYQCNNEKCDFHLHENCGVAKPIATHSFFKNINFKYEKKGKQGKTCKACGKDVQGFMYKSKETYLHPSCLELPSTLNGDFNGRSLRLNLKVKASTKCLICQNKEISKGKLKGWAYISSCGKHCYHVGCVNNLNFENWKMGYFNQSQSGGVTNGLVFINEENRGSSSGRKENERPLMRYALNLIVQAVLGAVVSSWIS
- the LOC105776658 gene encoding uncharacterized protein LOC105776658, which produces MKITEIEHFSHRHKLELSYSETPFQCDGCKELGFGSCYQCNNKKCDFHLHENCGVAKPIATHSFFKNSSFKFKKKGKRGKTCKACGKDVQGFMYKSKEAYLHPCCLTLPSTLNGNFNGGSLRLNLEVKASTKCLICQNKEIYKGKLKGWAYISSCGKHCYHVGCVNNMNIENWKMGYFNQSQSGGVAKELVFIKEENGESSNGRKENEGSLVKYALDLVVQAVLGGAVASLLGI